CGGGATCCCCATCGGCAAGGAGGTCCCCGGACCCGTCACGGCCGAGCTGAGGGACCTCTACAGTAAAGTGGTCCGAGGAGAGATCGAGGCCCGCACCGGCTGGCTGGATGTCATCGATCCCACCATCCGTGGCCGTAAGAAGTGAACCTTTGCGGCTCAAACGTCTTATACTTTTTTTGACCATGCTTAGGCCAGGTAATTCGACATGTCAGACACGGTGAAAAACTTGAAGGAGGCGTTCGCCGGGGAGTCCCAGGCCAACCGCAAGTACCTCGCCTTCGCCCAGAAGGCTCACCAGGATGGCTACGAGCAGGTGGCCAGGCTCTTCCGGGCTGCCGCCGAGGCGGAGACCATCCACGCCCACGCGCACCTCAGGGTGCTGAAGGGCGTGAAGACCACGGAGGAGAACCTTCAGGAAGCGATCAACGGGGAAAACTACGAGCACACTACCATGTACCCGGGGTTCATCGAGCAGGCCAAGAAGGAGGGGAACAAGGATGCAGTGCGCTCCTTCACCTTCGCCAACGAGGTGGAGAAGGTCCATGAGGCCCTTTACAAGGCCGCCTACTCCTCGGTGCAGAGCAAGAAGGATCTACCGACCAAGAAGCTGTACATCTGCCCAGTGTGCGGCAACATCGAGGAGGGCGAACCACCAGAGGAATGCTCGGTGTGCGGCGCCCCAGGATCCTCGTTCCGCGAGGTCCTTTAATCCTTTTCGGCCCATCCGGGCCACTTTCTTATCCTTTCACAGCGCTTCAGCCCCTATAGATGTACGAGATCAGGTTCCATGGGCGAGGCGGGCAGGGCGCGGTTATGGCCGCTCAGACCCTGGCCGACGCGGCGGTACGCATAGGCTTCCAGGCGCAAGCGTTCCCCTACTTCGGTGCGGAGCGCAGGGGGGCTCCGGTGGAAGCGTACGCCCGGATCGACACCGCCAAGATCAGGACCAAGAGCCAGGTGTACCGGCCCCACCTGGTCGTGATAATGGACGCCTCTCTGTTGGAGCTGGAGGGCCCTGCGTCCGGCCTAAGGCCGGATGGCAAGGTGGTCATGAACGTTGCTCAGCGGCCGGAGGAGCTGGACCTGGGGGCGGGGGTGGACGCCGAGTGTGGCACCGTTGACGCCTCGTCCATCGCCCTGGAGACGCTCAAGATGCCGGTGGTCAACA
This DNA window, taken from Methanomassiliicoccus sp., encodes the following:
- a CDS encoding rubrerythrin family protein; protein product: MSDTVKNLKEAFAGESQANRKYLAFAQKAHQDGYEQVARLFRAAAEAETIHAHAHLRVLKGVKTTEENLQEAINGENYEHTTMYPGFIEQAKKEGNKDAVRSFTFANEVEKVHEALYKAAYSSVQSKKDLPTKKLYICPVCGNIEEGEPPEECSVCGAPGSSFREVL